In Pedobacter sp. W3I1, one DNA window encodes the following:
- a CDS encoding NAD(P)/FAD-dependent oxidoreductase has translation MKLEKRDYDAIVVGAGPNGLAAAILLQQQGLSVLIIEGKEVIGGGLSSAELTLPGFTHDVCSAIHPMALASPFFKTLPLSGFGLEYLQPTLAAAHPFDDGTAAILDHSIQKTAEYLGGDAKTYTALMENITSVWPLIDEDALGPLHFPKHPLAMAGFGLKALSSATGFVKRFKENPARGLFAGMAAHAIQPLSNLSTTAIGLVLMAAGHLKGWPIPKGGSKSIADALAAYFKSVGGKIETGTYVSSLNQLPSAHAVLFDVTPKQLLQIAGHKFSSVYKWQLDRYRYGMGVFKVDWALDGPIPFTAEACTQAGTVHLGNTFEEIAEGELKTSKGQQAEKPFVLLAQQSLFDASRAPEGKQTAWAYCHVPNGSKQDMTAIIENQVERFAPGFRDRILAKHTMNTGQMEAHNRNYIGGDINGGILDLGQLFTRPALRWSPYRTSAKGLYICSSSTPPGGGVHGMCGYHAGKQVLKDIFNIKLDNHK, from the coding sequence ATGAAATTAGAAAAGCGGGATTATGATGCGATAGTAGTTGGGGCGGGGCCAAATGGACTGGCTGCAGCTATACTTTTGCAGCAACAGGGGCTTTCCGTTTTAATTATAGAAGGTAAAGAGGTAATTGGTGGCGGGCTTAGCTCAGCCGAACTTACTTTGCCAGGCTTTACGCATGATGTTTGTTCTGCCATCCACCCGATGGCACTGGCTTCCCCATTTTTTAAAACGCTGCCTTTGTCTGGTTTTGGATTAGAATACCTACAGCCTACATTGGCCGCTGCACATCCTTTTGATGATGGTACCGCTGCCATATTGGATCATTCTATCCAAAAAACAGCAGAATATTTAGGCGGGGATGCAAAAACATACACCGCATTGATGGAAAACATCACTTCAGTTTGGCCGCTGATTGATGAAGACGCATTAGGCCCACTACATTTCCCTAAACACCCCTTGGCCATGGCAGGCTTTGGCTTAAAAGCATTGAGCAGCGCCACGGGTTTTGTGAAACGTTTTAAAGAAAATCCTGCCCGAGGACTTTTTGCCGGGATGGCTGCACATGCCATACAGCCATTAAGTAACCTGAGTACCACGGCCATCGGTTTGGTGCTCATGGCTGCCGGGCATCTTAAAGGCTGGCCGATACCAAAAGGCGGCTCAAAATCTATTGCAGATGCACTGGCCGCTTATTTTAAATCGGTTGGTGGAAAGATTGAAACAGGAACTTATGTTTCTTCTTTAAATCAACTGCCATCTGCACACGCAGTGCTCTTCGATGTAACGCCAAAGCAATTACTGCAGATCGCAGGCCATAAATTCTCATCCGTTTACAAATGGCAACTTGACCGTTACCGATACGGTATGGGTGTGTTTAAGGTAGATTGGGCATTGGATGGACCTATACCATTTACTGCCGAAGCATGTACTCAAGCGGGTACCGTACATTTAGGTAATACCTTCGAAGAAATAGCTGAAGGGGAACTGAAAACAAGTAAAGGCCAGCAAGCTGAAAAACCATTTGTACTGCTTGCACAGCAGAGCCTGTTTGATGCTTCACGCGCACCGGAAGGAAAACAGACCGCCTGGGCCTATTGCCATGTACCCAACGGATCAAAACAGGATATGACTGCCATTATTGAAAACCAGGTAGAACGCTTTGCCCCAGGTTTTAGAGACAGGATACTTGCAAAGCACACTATGAATACCGGGCAGATGGAAGCGCACAACAGAAATTATATCGGAGGCGATATTAACGGGGGAATACTGGACTTGGGCCAATTATTTACCCGACCGGCTTTAAGGTGGTCACCTTACAGAACTTCGGCCAAAGGATTATATATCTGTTCATCTTCTACACCTCCTGGAGGCGGCGTGCATGGCATGTGCGGATATCATGCAGGTAAACAGGTATTAAAAGACATTTTTAACATAAAATTAGATAACCACAAATAA
- the soxC gene encoding sulfite dehydrogenase, with translation MENSNNKDQKVATGKISRRTLLGGVIAAAVLPVQSLFADEISLALPESTDDPTKIIGPGPSPLGKRSTFEQPVRKPSDISSRTPLQDMHSTLTPADLHFERHHAGIPTIDPAKHELLIHGLVERPMKFTIADIKRFPSVTRTCFIECAGNFRTGKAEMTPQDILGLTSQSEWTGVMLSTIFREVGINEKAKWFLAEGSDAAVMTRTIPIAKAWDDAMVVYAQNGEAIRPEQGYPIRLLLPGFEGNMNIKWLRRIELSDEPYMTREETSKYTYPVKDKIRMFSFELDARSIITYPSYPQKVDKGWIEIRGIAWSGRGKVEKVEVSTDAGKTWQLANLQEPVLSKAHTYFRHLWNWKGETAEILSRVTDETGYLQPTLAQLVEARGVNLGGYHMNPITAWQIKNDGTVLFKPETIK, from the coding sequence ATGGAAAATAGCAACAACAAAGATCAGAAAGTAGCTACTGGCAAAATCAGCAGGCGCACCTTGTTGGGAGGTGTAATTGCTGCTGCAGTTTTACCGGTACAATCTTTATTTGCTGATGAGATTAGCCTTGCCCTGCCTGAAAGTACGGACGACCCGACCAAAATTATTGGACCCGGGCCCAGTCCGTTGGGTAAACGCTCAACATTTGAGCAGCCGGTGCGCAAACCTTCCGATATTTCCTCACGGACACCTCTGCAGGATATGCATAGTACCCTAACGCCAGCCGATCTTCATTTCGAACGCCATCATGCTGGTATTCCAACGATCGACCCGGCAAAACATGAACTGCTGATTCATGGGTTGGTAGAGCGTCCGATGAAATTTACCATTGCCGATATTAAAAGATTTCCTTCTGTTACCCGCACCTGTTTTATCGAATGTGCTGGTAATTTCCGAACAGGTAAAGCTGAAATGACGCCACAGGATATCCTGGGCCTCACCAGTCAGAGCGAGTGGACAGGTGTAATGCTCTCGACTATTTTCAGGGAAGTGGGCATCAATGAGAAAGCCAAATGGTTTTTGGCCGAAGGATCAGATGCTGCGGTGATGACCCGTACTATTCCCATCGCAAAAGCCTGGGATGATGCCATGGTTGTTTATGCGCAAAACGGTGAAGCCATCAGGCCCGAGCAGGGATACCCGATCAGGCTGCTTTTGCCTGGTTTCGAAGGAAATATGAATATCAAATGGTTAAGGCGGATAGAGCTATCGGACGAACCTTATATGACCAGGGAAGAAACGTCAAAATATACTTACCCTGTAAAAGATAAAATCAGAATGTTTAGCTTTGAGTTGGATGCCCGTTCCATTATCACCTATCCATCTTATCCTCAAAAGGTAGATAAAGGCTGGATTGAAATACGTGGGATAGCCTGGAGTGGCAGGGGTAAGGTAGAAAAAGTGGAAGTAAGCACCGATGCCGGGAAAACATGGCAATTGGCCAATTTACAGGAACCGGTGCTGAGTAAAGCCCATACTTATTTCAGGCACCTCTGGAACTGGAAGGGAGAAACTGCTGAAATATTGAGTAGGGTTACCGATGAAACCGGCTATTTACAGCCAACTTTAGCGCAATTGGTTGAAGCCCGTGGTGTAAATTTAGGTGGGTATCACATGAACCCCATTACGGCATGGCAGATTAAAAATGATGGAACCGTTTTGTTTAAACCGGAAACAATAAAATAA
- a CDS encoding RagB/SusD family nutrient uptake outer membrane protein: protein MKKVIYIFTVIFLFTSCKKFLEVQPQLQVDQDQAIINAGTAATAVNGLFNLLAANSYYGSNFPALSYLSAGDIQWSGSQSDPNEITKHLTSATNGYVQSAWTAIYKTISQSNYIIDKVPGVSDPLLTTALKNQYLGEAYFVRALAYFDLARGWGGVQLILKPTYNSSDNSDIPRSSLADTYAQVLKDLNLAETLVPATVNRNRVSLRTVQALKARFYLYQKNWALAEQFATLVINDNTNYSLVTPYSAFFANNAVATNESVLELAYTTSNTNGHSNWWLPPAMGGRREWSPNDALVGLLNNPVVGGNRNTLIAQTAPPGNLWYGKLYYRNPLGTDPAYVIRIAELYLIRSEARAQQGNLTGTNSAQSDLNAVRSRAGLSATTATTLSDILLALEKERQVEFPFEADRWFNLVRTDRAQTVLAFPDKHLYLFPIPYNETLVDPQLAGANRNPGY, encoded by the coding sequence ATGAAAAAAGTTATATACATATTCACAGTCATATTCCTGTTCACTTCCTGCAAAAAGTTTCTGGAGGTACAGCCCCAGTTGCAGGTAGATCAGGATCAGGCGATCATCAATGCCGGTACAGCGGCTACTGCCGTAAATGGTTTATTTAACCTTTTGGCGGCCAACAGTTATTATGGCTCAAACTTTCCGGCGCTTTCATATTTATCTGCCGGAGATATCCAGTGGTCGGGTTCGCAGTCTGATCCTAACGAGATTACCAAACACCTTACCTCTGCTACCAATGGTTATGTACAGTCGGCATGGACCGCCATCTACAAAACCATATCCCAATCCAATTATATTATTGATAAGGTACCAGGCGTTAGTGATCCGCTGTTAACGACAGCACTGAAAAATCAATACCTTGGCGAAGCTTATTTTGTACGTGCGCTGGCTTATTTCGACCTGGCACGTGGATGGGGAGGTGTACAGCTGATCTTAAAACCGACCTATAATTCATCAGATAACAGCGATATTCCACGTAGCAGCCTGGCCGATACTTACGCGCAGGTATTAAAAGATTTAAACTTAGCCGAAACTTTGGTGCCTGCTACGGTAAATCGTAACCGGGTAAGCTTGCGTACGGTTCAGGCACTTAAAGCCAGGTTTTACCTGTACCAGAAAAACTGGGCACTGGCCGAGCAATTTGCTACATTGGTAATTAACGATAATACCAATTATTCGCTTGTGACTCCATATAGTGCATTTTTTGCCAATAATGCGGTGGCCACCAACGAATCGGTACTGGAACTGGCTTATACCACATCCAATACCAATGGACACAGCAACTGGTGGTTACCGCCAGCAATGGGAGGCCGCAGAGAATGGTCGCCAAATGACGCTTTAGTTGGCCTATTGAATAATCCTGTTGTTGGCGGTAACCGCAATACCTTAATCGCACAAACCGCGCCTCCGGGTAATTTATGGTATGGGAAATTATATTACCGTAATCCATTGGGTACCGATCCGGCTTATGTAATCCGCATTGCCGAGTTATACCTCATCCGTTCAGAAGCCAGGGCACAACAGGGTAATTTAACAGGTACGAATAGTGCGCAAAGTGATTTGAACGCAGTGCGCAGCCGTGCCGGACTTAGTGCAACTACTGCAACTACTTTGAGCGACATTTTATTGGCACTCGAAAAAGAGCGTCAGGTAGAATTTCCTTTTGAGGCCGACCGCTGGTTTAACCTGGTGAGGACAGACCGTGCACAGACTGTACTGGCTTTTCCTGATAAACACCTTTACTTATTCCCGATCCCTTATAACGAAACATTGGTTGATCCGCAATTGGCTGGAGCAAACCGTAACCCTGGTTATTAA
- a CDS encoding sialate O-acetylesterase codes for MKNLIYLFLLSLIGFSASANVSLPAFFSDNMVLQRNSDVKLWGWGSPNEEITVTASWDAATYKVKAGNQATWQIIIKTPKEGGPYTLKFKGYNEVVFNNVMLGEVWLCSGQSNMEWTAASGIDNAVAEIAAANYPDIRFFAAPKLTAIYPQNNLSGAWQACTPETMKYFSAIGYFFAQHLQEGLKGVPIGIINCSWGGTNAEVWMPQDYIAKDAVLASAAAKFNESEWWPREPGRVYNAMIHPFAGLRLAGVLWYQGESNVGSVVYHRTFAGLIKSWREAWHDDFPFYYVQIAPYNYQGDSSMGALTRNEQRKVLQAVPKTGMVVISDVGNINDIHPRNKKPVGVRLANLALGNLYGIDNGIVSSPLYKDFKVSGNKATINFDNADGLHFSNKKSDLFEVAGNDGVFHPATAEIKKNAVIVTSKEVKKPEQVRYAWRNTAIADLFNKANLPASSFTSEVR; via the coding sequence ATGAAAAATCTTATTTATCTTTTCCTTCTTTCCCTTATTGGGTTTTCGGCATCTGCGAATGTATCGCTTCCTGCCTTCTTTTCAGACAATATGGTATTGCAGCGCAATTCCGATGTCAAATTATGGGGATGGGGCAGCCCAAACGAGGAAATTACCGTTACCGCAAGCTGGGATGCTGCTACCTATAAGGTAAAGGCGGGCAATCAGGCAACGTGGCAGATTATTATCAAGACCCCAAAGGAAGGCGGACCCTATACCCTGAAATTTAAAGGTTATAATGAAGTAGTTTTTAACAATGTCATGTTGGGTGAGGTTTGGCTTTGTTCGGGGCAAAGCAATATGGAATGGACAGCGGCATCGGGAATTGATAATGCCGTCGCAGAAATTGCAGCAGCTAATTATCCAGATATAAGGTTCTTTGCGGCGCCAAAACTGACCGCGATATATCCCCAGAATAACCTGTCCGGAGCCTGGCAGGCATGCACCCCTGAAACCATGAAATACTTTAGTGCCATAGGGTACTTTTTTGCGCAGCATCTGCAGGAAGGCCTTAAGGGCGTGCCTATCGGTATCATCAATTGCAGTTGGGGTGGTACAAATGCTGAAGTATGGATGCCGCAGGATTACATCGCTAAGGATGCCGTACTTGCCTCGGCTGCCGCTAAATTTAACGAATCAGAATGGTGGCCCCGGGAACCCGGACGCGTTTATAATGCAATGATACATCCTTTTGCCGGGTTAAGATTGGCTGGTGTTTTGTGGTACCAGGGTGAAAGCAATGTTGGGTCAGTTGTGTATCACAGGACATTTGCGGGCCTAATCAAGTCCTGGCGTGAGGCATGGCATGATGATTTTCCCTTTTACTATGTACAAATAGCGCCTTATAATTACCAGGGTGACTCAAGTATGGGAGCTTTAACCCGGAATGAACAGCGTAAGGTGCTACAGGCAGTACCAAAAACAGGTATGGTAGTTATTTCCGATGTTGGCAATATAAACGACATCCATCCACGCAATAAAAAACCTGTTGGTGTTCGCTTAGCTAACCTTGCACTAGGCAATCTTTACGGCATTGATAATGGAATTGTAAGCAGCCCTTTGTACAAAGATTTTAAAGTTAGCGGTAATAAGGCAACTATCAACTTTGATAATGCTGACGGCCTACATTTTTCAAATAAAAAATCCGATTTATTTGAAGTTGCAGGGAACGATGGGGTATTTCATCCGGCAACAGCCGAAATCAAAAAAAATGCTGTCATAGTCACTTCTAAAGAAGTAAAAAAACCAGAACAGGTACGCTACGCATGGCGTAACACTGCTATAGCTGATCTTTTTAATAAAGCCAACCTACCGGCCTCCTCATTTACAAGCGAAGTAAGGTAA
- a CDS encoding DoxX family protein, with translation MSNTNISPPPVWTDREKLIFRLFFLFFILQAIPLSVDFFKTVFGFNWLHISYGDIFNLSRLSAKFIPGADSLVNWIIVAIIALIGAAAWERSKYKNINYDRFYYWLRVVVRYRLAIGIIGYGFIKFFPLQAPFPSISNLNTSYGDFTDWKIFSMSLGIVPSYETFLGAIEILAGLLLFFRKTATIGAAIILVFTGNVFISNLAYEGGEYVYATYLITFALFVIWFDARRIYNLVSLERPTDPNRFKPHFAGKIKTLRLALKSLIIFFFVFLYGFKTYSGFHHDPYQFPRTKGLAKSAGIYNVSEFRVNGQVLPYAAVNPLRWKDVVFEKWATISIRSDRGVIIDSANYEQVFKNDQDRDYELAGAGGRHYYSYTVDSVNHVLFLHNKNPHYKGERLQLKYERPDSVTVILSGTDQRHDSIYVVLNKIDKKYPLKLSRRKALKL, from the coding sequence ATGAGTAACACGAACATATCACCGCCTCCTGTATGGACGGATCGGGAAAAGCTGATATTCAGGTTATTTTTCCTCTTTTTTATCCTCCAGGCTATCCCTTTAAGCGTCGATTTTTTTAAAACGGTTTTTGGGTTTAATTGGCTGCATATCAGCTATGGTGATATTTTTAACCTCAGCCGTCTGTCGGCCAAGTTTATTCCAGGTGCCGATAGTTTAGTGAACTGGATCATTGTAGCGATTATCGCATTGATCGGTGCTGCTGCCTGGGAAAGATCGAAATATAAAAATATAAACTACGATAGGTTTTATTACTGGTTAAGGGTCGTGGTGCGCTACCGTTTGGCGATTGGCATTATCGGATATGGATTCATCAAATTTTTTCCTTTGCAGGCACCTTTCCCATCCATCAGTAATTTAAATACCAGTTATGGCGATTTTACCGACTGGAAAATATTTTCGATGAGCTTGGGTATTGTGCCTTCTTATGAAACCTTTTTGGGAGCGATAGAAATCCTTGCAGGGCTACTGTTGTTCTTCCGGAAAACAGCCACTATTGGAGCCGCAATCATTTTGGTATTTACCGGAAACGTATTTATATCCAACCTGGCATATGAGGGTGGCGAATATGTATATGCCACCTACCTGATCACTTTTGCACTGTTCGTAATCTGGTTCGACGCACGGCGGATTTACAACTTGGTATCACTTGAGCGGCCAACAGACCCCAACAGGTTTAAGCCGCATTTTGCAGGTAAGATCAAAACGTTGCGCCTGGCGCTTAAATCACTGATCATTTTCTTTTTTGTTTTCCTCTACGGATTTAAAACCTATTCCGGTTTTCATCACGATCCTTACCAATTTCCGCGTACCAAAGGTTTGGCCAAGTCGGCTGGGATTTATAATGTGAGCGAATTCAGGGTTAATGGACAGGTGTTGCCTTATGCGGCAGTAAATCCGCTGCGCTGGAAGGATGTTGTTTTTGAAAAATGGGCTACCATAAGCATCCGTTCAGACCGCGGGGTGATTATCGATTCGGCAAATTACGAACAGGTATTCAAAAATGATCAGGACCGCGATTATGAACTGGCTGGTGCAGGGGGAAGACATTATTACAGTTATACTGTCGATTCAGTTAACCATGTACTGTTTTTACACAACAAAAACCCCCACTATAAAGGGGAGCGGTTGCAGTTAAAATACGAACGCCCAGATAGTGTTACAGTGATTCTTTCGGGAACCGATCAGCGCCATGATTCTATTTATGTGGTACTGAACAAAATCGATAAAAAATATCCATTAAAGCTTAGCCGCCGCAAAGCACTTAAACTATAA
- a CDS encoding cyanophycinase → MKKLSIFLLAITAFAFSAFAQSSPITVKKSDTRHGPEKGSLLIIGGNVGSQRDIWDKFTELAGGKDKAVLVVVTTASGDSAAFDKKGVEEVKRQTGIKNVTLFHTSDFKEANSEKFIAPLKNATAVYFEGGRQWRIADSYLNTLTHQAFIDVLNRGGVIAGSSAGASIIGSFLWRGDTKGAQILVGDHTQGLGFLKNSAIDQHLLVRNRQFDLVDFIRKAPDLIGIGLNEATAVLVQRDTLQVLGRSFVAIYDYNTIINNGEKHVVNNREDFTASNGPFFFLGIGQKYDLAKRQVIKEVRRPANTVAKTDDDQ, encoded by the coding sequence ATGAAAAAATTAAGCATTTTTCTTTTGGCAATCACTGCATTTGCTTTTTCTGCATTTGCGCAATCTTCACCAATCACCGTAAAAAAATCTGATACCCGGCATGGACCCGAAAAAGGCAGCCTGCTGATTATCGGCGGTAATGTTGGTTCGCAGCGCGACATCTGGGATAAGTTTACCGAACTGGCCGGAGGTAAAGATAAAGCCGTCCTAGTAGTGGTAACCACTGCATCAGGCGATTCGGCAGCTTTCGATAAAAAAGGAGTAGAAGAGGTAAAACGTCAAACAGGTATCAAGAACGTAACACTTTTTCATACCAGCGATTTTAAAGAGGCCAATAGTGAGAAATTTATTGCACCCTTAAAAAATGCAACTGCGGTTTATTTTGAGGGTGGCCGCCAATGGCGCATTGCCGATTCTTACCTCAATACCCTTACCCATCAGGCTTTTATTGATGTGCTGAACAGGGGAGGCGTAATTGCAGGCAGTTCGGCCGGAGCAAGTATTATCGGTTCCTTTTTATGGCGTGGCGATACCAAAGGTGCACAGATCCTGGTCGGCGACCACACCCAGGGATTGGGTTTTCTTAAAAATTCAGCAATCGACCAGCATTTGTTGGTGCGCAACCGTCAGTTCGATCTTGTTGATTTTATCCGTAAAGCCCCTGACCTGATCGGCATCGGCTTAAATGAGGCTACAGCCGTTTTGGTACAGCGCGATACGCTACAAGTGCTCGGACGTTCTTTTGTGGCCATTTACGATTACAACACGATTATCAACAATGGTGAGAAACACGTCGTAAACAACCGTGAAGATTTTACGGCCTCAAACGGACCGTTTTTCTTCCTCGGTATAGGGCAGAAATACGATCTGGCCAAAAGGCAGGTGATTAAGGAAGTACGTAGGCCTGCAAACACTGTCGCTAAGACCGATGACGATCAATAA
- a CDS encoding YeiH family protein codes for MSTQNNASGTTGALTDAGITPDKKTFLQSLTEDWWAVILGTIIIATVLYLTNNGTTITLPAFKWATTDDLLGKILSGHNLLLIVETGAVFLALAATAIGLSGGNVARFAAGFTLIYFLAILSFIIGGNKNVSYFGLEYVVFALLIGILLGNLVKLPTWLKEAVRSEFYIKTGLVILGTTILSADLIKAGLPGIVQAIIVVTAVWFFSLWLSRKLKVDDEFGVILASAVSICGVSAAIVAAGAINGDKRKLSYVTTLVLIMAIPMMIIQPWAVRYFHIPEVIGGAWLGGTLDTTATVTAAGDLVGPIAVKAGVIAKFSQNVFIGVAAFFIAIWWAYKKPKGEDGSVLAKAESPGLKIVWERFPKFVLGFVAASLVFSFLLSPATAKSVAPALNGLRTVWFAIAFISIGMEAKFSSLVKLQGGRPAITFVTAQIFNIFWTLLWSYILFGGHIFPIPDFK; via the coding sequence ATGTCAACACAAAACAATGCTTCAGGAACTACGGGAGCTTTAACAGATGCCGGAATAACACCCGACAAAAAAACATTTTTACAATCGCTTACCGAAGATTGGTGGGCGGTTATTTTAGGGACAATTATTATTGCAACCGTACTTTATTTAACCAATAACGGTACTACGATAACTTTACCCGCATTCAAATGGGCCACAACCGACGATTTGTTGGGTAAAATACTATCAGGCCATAATCTATTGCTAATTGTAGAAACCGGAGCTGTATTTTTAGCACTTGCCGCAACTGCAATAGGCCTGTCGGGTGGCAATGTAGCGAGATTTGCTGCGGGTTTTACCCTGATCTACTTTTTGGCAATCCTCTCGTTTATTATCGGCGGCAACAAAAACGTATCTTATTTCGGATTGGAATACGTGGTGTTTGCCCTGCTTATTGGTATTTTGTTGGGTAATTTGGTAAAATTGCCAACCTGGTTAAAAGAAGCTGTACGCTCAGAATTTTATATTAAAACAGGTTTGGTGATCTTAGGAACTACCATTTTATCGGCTGATTTAATTAAAGCAGGTTTACCGGGCATTGTACAGGCCATTATTGTGGTTACAGCAGTCTGGTTTTTCTCTCTATGGCTAAGCCGTAAATTAAAGGTAGATGATGAATTCGGTGTAATATTGGCTTCAGCGGTATCCATTTGTGGTGTTTCTGCAGCCATAGTAGCGGCCGGGGCAATCAATGGCGATAAACGTAAACTATCCTATGTAACCACCTTGGTGTTGATTATGGCTATCCCGATGATGATCATACAGCCTTGGGCAGTAAGGTATTTTCACATTCCTGAAGTAATCGGCGGCGCATGGCTGGGCGGAACTTTAGATACCACTGCAACCGTTACAGCGGCTGGTGATCTGGTAGGGCCAATAGCGGTTAAGGCTGGGGTGATTGCGAAATTCTCGCAAAACGTATTTATCGGTGTTGCGGCATTTTTTATCGCTATCTGGTGGGCCTATAAAAAACCTAAAGGGGAAGATGGCAGTGTTTTGGCCAAAGCTGAAAGCCCCGGGCTCAAAATTGTATGGGAACGTTTCCCGAAATTTGTATTGGGATTTGTCGCTGCATCGTTGGTATTCTCCTTCCTGTTATCGCCTGCAACCGCAAAAAGCGTTGCACCTGCGTTGAATGGACTGCGTACCGTGTGGTTTGCGATTGCATTTATCTCGATTGGTATGGAAGCTAAATTTTCATCTCTCGTGAAACTGCAGGGAGGTAGACCAGCAATTACATTTGTTACGGCACAGATCTTCAACATTTTTTGGACACTGTTATGGTCGTATATATTGTTTGGCGGACATATATTCCCAATACCCGATTTTAAGTAG
- a CDS encoding c-type cytochrome: MNKKTIFILACPILLLLMSLKTAFIPVQGKLPLTDSLKRPTKFGFGRTATAQEIAAWDIDVRPDGKGLPAGQGDVKRGKLLYAVKCAACHGVDGTEKPGVKLPGAALVGDTSANSRSKTIGNYWPYATTLFDYMRRAMPYNLPGSLSNDEVYSLTAYLLSANKIIKEDMVIDAKNLYKVVMPAKKLFIMDDRKGGPEVK, encoded by the coding sequence ATGAACAAAAAAACGATATTCATACTCGCTTGCCCGATATTGTTGCTGCTGATGTCGTTAAAAACGGCATTTATACCTGTGCAGGGTAAATTGCCTCTAACGGACAGTTTAAAGCGGCCTACCAAATTTGGTTTCGGCCGGACAGCAACCGCGCAGGAAATTGCCGCTTGGGATATCGATGTGCGGCCCGATGGGAAGGGATTACCAGCTGGGCAGGGAGACGTGAAAAGAGGGAAACTGTTATATGCAGTTAAATGCGCAGCCTGTCATGGAGTAGATGGTACTGAAAAGCCTGGTGTAAAACTTCCTGGAGCAGCTTTGGTTGGCGATACATCGGCTAACAGCCGGTCTAAAACCATTGGCAATTACTGGCCCTATGCGACCACCTTGTTCGATTATATGCGGCGTGCAATGCCTTATAACCTTCCTGGTTCTTTGAGCAATGATGAAGTGTATAGTCTAACAGCTTATCTGCTCAGTGCAAATAAGATTATTAAAGAAGATATGGTGATTGATGCCAAAAACCTGTACAAAGTAGTCATGCCGGCGAAAAAACTATTTATTATGGACGATCGTAAAGGAGGCCCTGAAGTAAAGTAA